Proteins co-encoded in one Stomoxys calcitrans chromosome 5, idStoCalc2.1, whole genome shotgun sequence genomic window:
- the LOC106091184 gene encoding transcription factor Atoh1, with the protein MSSYLAYKHLSNANSLAEFSYTSSAEDDSSQYLGSPTYQLNGNGSVNTYVGNTVYMDSWALASGLVTSTPNGGYYHSPYLNDPQRTPGQSSSETTNETPNSKVLKTTKKSKGKTKFNSSLWKKSSNSELAAQNPPSPSVLKRRRQAANARERKRMNGLNEAFDRLREVVPAPDLEQKLSKFETLQMAQTYISALIDMLEHGSESSELNYNGLYSLDTPTSCMASPATSVQSFGNDLSLQ; encoded by the coding sequence ATGAGCTCCTATTTGGCTTATAAACATTTATCCAATGCTAACTCATTGGCTGAGTTTAGCTACACCTCATCGGCAGAAGATGATAGTTCTCAATACTTGGGAAGTCCCACATATCAGCTGAATGGGAACGGCAGTGTCAATACCTATGTGGGAAATACAGTCTACATGGATTCCTGGGCCTTGGCCAGTGGCTTGGTAACATCCACGCCCAATGGCGGCTACTACCATAGTCCCTATCTCAATGATCCCCAAAGGACTCCAGGTCAAAGCTCCTCAGAAACCACAAATGAAACCCCAAACTCCAAAGTTctgaaaaccacaaaaaaatcaaagggcaaaacaaaattcaattctTCGCTATGGAAAAAATCTTCAAACTCCGAGCTAGCGGCCCAAAATCCTCCCAGTCCCTCAGTGCTAAAACGAAGACGTCAAGCGGCCAATGCGCGAGAGCGCAAACGCATGAATGGTCTCAACGAAGCCTTTGATCGACTACGCGAAGTGGTACCCGCCCCCGATTTGGAGCAAAAGCTTTCCAAATTTGAAACTTTACAAATGGCCCAGACGTACATCAGCGCCCTTATCGATATGCTGGAGCATGGCAGTGAATCTTCGGAACTCAACTACAATGGCCTTTACTCCCTGGACACCCCCACCTCATGTATGGCCTCTCCCGCCACCAGTGTGCAATCGTTTGGCAATGATTTGAGTCTGCAGTGA